The Mariluticola halotolerans nucleotide sequence AAGTTCGGCGATATGGGTGCGGCCATCGCGCACCTGGGTGACCAGCCGTCCGGTGCCGCGTGCCCGCTGCATGGATGCCGGCGGGGTGGTGTTGGTATTGTCGATGTGGGCCAGATCCGGCATTCCGGGCGCTCCCGCGTTCGCGTGTATGGTCAGGCGCCCCCAAACGCCAAGTGAACTTTCCTTGTGCCTAAAGGCAAAGCAATCGACATGCCATTTGCGAAGGCGCTGAAAAAACCTCTTAATTTCATCTGCTTATGTTTGCCTGCTTCAGCCTCCTTGCCTCGGATAGTGGGAAACCGGTGTTGTTTCTGCCTCAAATCTAAGCACACAGGGCGGTCCTTGGGCAGTGAGCCGGGGCGATTTTCTTCGGATTGCGGGAAGGCGAAATGCGGACAAGCTTGATTTATGGCGAGACTGTGTAGAAATGAGGCGTAAATGCCTCAATTCATTGAGGAACTTCCGTTCTCGATATCCGTTCATCTATCACGGCCATTGATGGTCTGCGTGTTCAGCCCACGCCTTTGATAACGAATTGGAGTTCGACAATGAAAACCGCACTTATGACGTCCGCCGCCGCCCTTCTTATGGCTCTGGGCACCGCTATTCCGGCGTCCGCACAGACTATTGACGGGACCGCGATTTCCGCGAGCGACTTGCCTTATGTGCAGGCACGTTGCGACGCACTGAAAATCGAAAGCGGCGTTGCTCCTTCCCAAGACAACGATTCAAATACCGACATGTCTGACGAACAGGACGATGATGCCGATGAAGGCGATAATGCCCTGTCCACTTTCGACCTTGATACCCTCACTGTCGAGCAGTGTGAAGAAGGCGGGCTTGTCGACAGCGCTATGTAATCGCGCCGTCGCACCCTCAGGAAAGCCCCGGGCAGTGCCCGGGGCTTTTTTTATACCATCAGGTGTTTCTTGATTTCCGGCTTGTCGAGATCGGCCGCCGGGCCCGCATGCAGGATTTCGCCCCGGTCCATGATGTAAATGTCATCGGCCAGTTCGCGGCAGAAATCGAGATATTGCTCGACCAGCAGAATGGTCATCCCCATGTCATCGCGCAGGAATTGCAGCGCCCGGCCGATATCCTTGATGATCGAGGGCTGAATGCCTTCTGTCGGCTCGTCCAGCACCAGGATTTTGGGGCGGGTGACGAGGGCGCGGCCAATGGCAAGCTGCTGTTGTTGCCCGCCGGACAGATCGCCGCCGCGCCGGCCCAGCATCTGCTTGAGCACCGGGAACAGGGTGAAAATATAGTCCGGAATATTGCGGTCGGCGCGTTTGAGCCCGGCATAGCCGGTTTCCAGATTTTCCTTCACCGTCAGCAGCGCGAAAATCTCGCGGCCCTGCGGCACATAGCCAAGGCCGAGACGGGCGCGGGCATAGGGCGGTGATTTTTTCAAAGCTTCGGCATCGATACGGATATCGCCGGCGGAAATCGGGTGAATGCCGGTCACCGCGCGCAGCAGCGAGGATTTGCCGACGCCATTACGGCCAAGAACAGCGGTGATTTTGGCCTGTCTGGCCTCGATGGAAATATGGCGCAAGGCCTGTGCGGCACCATAATGCAGATCAATGCCGGAGACGGTGAGTGTGGTCATCTAATCATCTCCCCAGATAGCTTTCGATCACGCGCGGATCGGCGCTGACCTGTGCGAGGGTGCCCTGAGCGAGGACGGAGCCTTCGGCGAGGCAGGTAACGCGGGAATCGAGATCGCGGATAAAGGTCATGTCGTGCTCGACGACAATGACGGCGCGGGTCTTGGCGATTTCCTTGAGCAATTTGGCGGTTTCGATGGTTTCGGCGTCGGTCATGCCCGCAACCGGCTCATCGACCAGCAGGAGTTTCGGGTCCTGAGCCAGCAGCATGCCGATTTCGAGCCATTGTTTCTGCCCGTGGCTGAGATTGGTGGCCAGCTCGTTCTGCCGGTCGGTCAGACGGATCGTCTCGAGAATATCGACAATGCGCGCCTCGTCCTCGCGGCTGGCCTGATAGAACCAGGAGGCAAAGACGCCGCGCGGCTTTTTCAATGCCAGTTCAAGATTGTCCCAGACCGTATGGCTTTCAAAAACGGTGGGCTTTTGAAACTTGCGGCCAATGCCCAGTTCAGCGATTTCCGCCTCGTCACACTTGGTCAGGTCGGTATGTTCCTGAAACAATACATCGCCTTCATCGGGCCGGGTCTTGCCGGTGATGATATCCATCATCGTGGTCTTGCCCGCGCCATTGGGGCCGATAATGGCCTGCAGCTCTGCCGGGTAGATGATCATGGAGAGATTGTTGATCGCCTTGAAGCCGTCAAACGAGACCGAGACGCCATCGAGATAAAGCAGGGTGCCGATTTTGCTCATCGTTTATGCCACCGGGTTGGGTTTGAGGGCGTCAGTATCGGCCTGATTTGCCTTGGGGTCTTCGTCGCTGCCTGCCTCTATCCGCGCCGACATGCGCCGGGTGCGGACGGCATTCCAGCCGGAATTGAATGTGCCGACAATGCCCTTGGGCAGGAAAATGGTG carries:
- the urtE gene encoding urea ABC transporter ATP-binding subunit UrtE; this translates as MTTLTVSGIDLHYGAAQALRHISIEARQAKITAVLGRNGVGKSSLLRAVTGIHPISAGDIRIDAEALKKSPPYARARLGLGYVPQGREIFALLTVKENLETGYAGLKRADRNIPDYIFTLFPVLKQMLGRRGGDLSGGQQQQLAIGRALVTRPKILVLDEPTEGIQPSIIKDIGRALQFLRDDMGMTILLVEQYLDFCRELADDIYIMDRGEILHAGPAADLDKPEIKKHLMV
- the urtD gene encoding urea ABC transporter ATP-binding protein UrtD, whose amino-acid sequence is MSKIGTLLYLDGVSVSFDGFKAINNLSMIIYPAELQAIIGPNGAGKTTMMDIITGKTRPDEGDVLFQEHTDLTKCDEAEIAELGIGRKFQKPTVFESHTVWDNLELALKKPRGVFASWFYQASREDEARIVDILETIRLTDRQNELATNLSHGQKQWLEIGMLLAQDPKLLLVDEPVAGMTDAETIETAKLLKEIAKTRAVIVVEHDMTFIRDLDSRVTCLAEGSVLAQGTLAQVSADPRVIESYLGR